The following proteins are co-located in the Thermoproteales archaeon genome:
- a CDS encoding carbohydrate ABC transporter permease — translation MRGSLFKKEYVALYTALILLAIFMLLPTVSLTIISIKTMQDIAFHGTLSKPTQLNLDSYVKALNGLSGNLLSSFIITIPSVFLSVFVGAIVGFILSRFDFKLRNEMVLFFILGMMIPQQMVLIPLYIIANKLGIYDTYLALILVHSAYGIPIVSLLLRNFMITIPDEILEAAILDGCGTIRLFFQIVLPISKIALTAATILQFTYIWNDLLWALVLTRSINIQPVTMAIVRFSGQYVVDWPTQAAGAIIASLPPLIVFMIFQNYFEQGVIGAIKR, via the coding sequence ATGCGTGGAAGTTTATTTAAAAAAGAGTATGTCGCATTATATACTGCACTTATATTATTGGCAATTTTCATGCTTCTTCCAACGGTTTCATTAACGATAATATCGATTAAGACGATGCAAGATATAGCGTTTCATGGGACTCTATCTAAACCCACACAACTTAACTTAGATAGTTATGTAAAAGCTTTAAACGGTCTATCAGGAAATCTGCTAAGTAGCTTTATAATCACCATACCGTCGGTATTCCTATCAGTCTTTGTTGGAGCAATAGTAGGATTTATTCTATCACGCTTTGATTTTAAATTAAGAAATGAGATGGTATTATTCTTTATTCTTGGAATGATGATTCCACAGCAAATGGTTCTTATTCCATTATATATTATAGCTAATAAGCTTGGTATATATGATACATATCTTGCTCTAATATTAGTGCATTCAGCCTATGGTATACCAATAGTATCTCTACTCTTAAGAAACTTCATGATTACAATCCCCGACGAAATACTCGAGGCAGCAATACTTGATGGATGTGGTACTATAAGACTCTTTTTCCAAATAGTTCTTCCTATTTCGAAAATAGCACTTACAGCAGCGACAATATTACAGTTTACATATATATGGAACGATCTGTTATGGGCGCTAGTATTAACAAGATCAATAAATATTCAACCTGTTACAATGGCAATAGTCAGATTTAGTGGACAATACGTTGTTGACTGGCCGACACAAGCTGCTGGCGCTATAATAGCATCATTGCCTCCCCTAATCGTATTCATGATTTTCCAGAATTATTTTGAACAAGGTGTTATAGGAGCTATAAAAAGATAG
- a CDS encoding sugar ABC transporter permease, which produces MRLKIDLNALMLLAIPLTIYLIFVIFPILWNIVISFTNMTVGGSYTFTGLENYIRLLSSTRFLNALKNTLMWFIIYLVFPIGLGLLMAILVNSINRGANFFKLVYFYPLSLSFAVIGIIWSFIYEPTYGVLNEILRKIGLGFLAYPWLIDPNIALIAVGIAASWRELGFDFVVFFAGLRAIPQEYLDAAKVDGASAFVKYRYIILPLLKPAFITAFAITMIRALKVFDIIYVMTRGGPGFTTEVLGYYAFVLAFEAFDYGGGAALSVILTLISLLFIALYLKIALKEEVRY; this is translated from the coding sequence ATGAGGCTTAAAATAGATTTAAATGCTCTAATGCTGCTAGCGATCCCTCTGACAATTTATTTGATATTTGTGATATTTCCCATATTATGGAATATCGTAATAAGTTTTACAAATATGACGGTTGGAGGATCATATACTTTTACTGGACTAGAAAACTACATTAGATTACTAAGTTCTACAAGATTCTTAAATGCGCTTAAAAACACGTTAATGTGGTTTATCATATACTTGGTATTTCCTATAGGCTTAGGATTGCTCATGGCAATATTAGTTAATTCCATAAATCGAGGAGCAAACTTTTTTAAGCTAGTCTACTTTTACCCGTTATCACTTTCTTTCGCAGTTATCGGAATAATATGGTCATTCATCTACGAACCCACCTACGGTGTGTTAAATGAAATTTTACGCAAAATAGGTCTAGGATTTCTAGCTTACCCATGGCTTATAGATCCTAATATAGCTTTAATAGCCGTAGGTATAGCTGCTTCATGGAGAGAACTAGGGTTTGATTTTGTCGTATTTTTCGCGGGACTTAGAGCTATTCCACAAGAATATTTGGATGCTGCAAAGGTAGATGGTGCAAGCGCTTTTGTGAAATATAGGTATATAATTCTTCCATTGCTAAAACCAGCTTTTATTACAGCCTTTGCGATTACAATGATAAGAGCATTAAAGGTTTTTGATATTATTTATGTTATGACTAGGGGCGGACCGGGATTTACCACAGAAGTTTTAGGCTATTACGCGTTTGTTCTAGCATTTGAAGCATTTGATTATGGAGGAGGAGCGGCGCTCTCGGTTATCTTAACGCTGATATCTCTTCTATTTATCGCGTTATATCTAAAAATAGCGTTAAAAGAGGAGGTGAGATATTAA
- the dapA gene encoding 4-hydroxy-tetrahydrodipicolinate synthase — MNKIKPGLYPPMITIFKKDESLDEEAIREHVDWLIENEVHGIIPAGSTGEFIAMKVDEIKRVIEIVVDQANGRVPVVAGTHHHSTKITIELSKFAQDVGADGVMIVPPYYLKPTLREIYAHYKEISENIDIPIMLYNNPWFSGVDIPPKFIAKLAEENIIWAVKEAHGDPSRIQELKYLAGDKLTIFYGHDVNVIGGLAVGAEGWVCGLANAAPRELRRLFDLIVIEKDLEKARQLWYKLYPWLRINWINEVEPGCRPYWPQIIKYTLQLRGRKAGWPRKPLLPLTDEEKEIVRKTAMEAGLIKQKF, encoded by the coding sequence ATGAATAAGATAAAGCCTGGTTTATATCCTCCAATGATAACTATCTTTAAAAAAGATGAAAGTCTGGATGAAGAAGCTATTAGAGAACATGTCGATTGGCTTATTGAAAATGAAGTGCATGGTATAATACCAGCCGGTAGTACAGGAGAGTTTATCGCCATGAAAGTGGACGAAATAAAAAGAGTAATTGAAATAGTCGTAGATCAAGCAAATGGACGAGTACCTGTTGTTGCCGGGACTCATCACCATAGTACGAAAATCACTATAGAATTAAGTAAATTCGCCCAAGATGTAGGAGCAGACGGAGTTATGATAGTCCCTCCTTATTATTTAAAACCAACACTAAGAGAAATATATGCACACTATAAGGAAATCTCTGAAAATATTGACATACCAATAATGCTATATAATAACCCCTGGTTTTCAGGAGTAGATATTCCTCCCAAGTTTATCGCGAAACTTGCAGAAGAAAATATTATTTGGGCTGTTAAAGAGGCTCATGGTGATCCCTCGAGAATTCAAGAACTAAAATATTTAGCTGGAGATAAACTAACTATTTTTTACGGCCACGACGTCAACGTGATTGGAGGGCTTGCTGTTGGAGCTGAGGGCTGGGTTTGCGGTTTAGCAAACGCTGCACCACGTGAATTGAGAAGACTTTTTGATTTAATTGTTATAGAGAAAGATTTGGAAAAAGCGAGGCAATTATGGTATAAACTCTATCCTTGGCTTAGAATTAACTGGATAAACGAGGTTGAACCCGGTTGCAGGCCTTATTGGCCACAGATTATAAAATACACGTTGCAGCTGAGGGGGAGAAAAGCCGGCTGGCCTAGAAAGCCTCTACTACCTCTAACTGATGAAGAAAAAGAAATTGTAAGAAAAACAGCTATGGAAGCAGGTTTAATTAAACAAAAATTCTAA